The window AAACTAGCGCCATTCTGGTCTGTCTCCTATTTACTATTTATTTTCGACTTTGAAAATCCGGCTGACCTGCAGGATTGGCGGGTGGTGAATGACGGCGTGATGGGCGGATTATCGCGGGGTGAAAATATCAGAACCGACTCGGGCACCGCTGTGTTCCGGGGAACCCTCTCGCTGGAGAACAACGGTGGGTTCTCCTCGACCCGCACCCTGCCCCGTCCCCACAGACTGGATGGTTATGACGGCATCGTCCTGCGTGTCCGGGGCGACGGCAACACCTATCAGTTCAGGCTGCGGCTCGACTCCAGTTTCGACGGCGTAGCCTATCGCTACACGTTCCAGACTGAAGCCGACACGTGGGTGATGGTGGAGGTTCCTTTCAGCGAGTGCGTTCCTGTCTTCAGAGGACGCATGTTGAGCGGCGTGGACCCAGTCTCACCAGGGAAGATCCAGCAGATCGGCTTTCTCATTTCTGAAAAACAGGCTGGACCATTCAGGCTCGAGGTTGACCTGATCAGCGCCTACCGGCGCTGATCACCATATCGGCCCGCCTTCATGGGCTGGTCACTTCACTTTTCGACCTCTTCTTTCTCCTCCAGGGCGCGATACAGCTTCAGTTGATCCAGCAGCTTTCTGAGCTGTTCGGTGGTCTGGTAGCGTCCGTTGGCAAAGACGGCATAATCGCCGCCGCCGGCCATGGCTGAGGCGAACCGGCTGGAATTGGCATAGAAGAGCCAGATGGTCGTCCACATTCTCTCGGTTTGTTCATCGAAGATGTTCTCGCCCTGGGGCAACCCCTTCTCGAAACCGCCGGCCCAAATATCGCTCAGTATCTTGGTTGCCTGATAGGTCATGCGGTTGGTGGTATGTATCGTGTTGTCGAGCCGCTTAAAGTGGTTTTCCACCCACTGGGTGGAGTGGCAGGTGAGACATACCGCCTTCATCCTGTTGTTGTTTTCCAGCTGCTGCTCTTTGCTGAGCACGAATTCGGCAACCGGTTCACCGTTCAGTTCCACGGCCAGCGGCAGCCCTTGTGAATTCACAACCTTTTCCAGGTTCGCATCGATCGGGTGCGGGTGGGCATACGGCACACCGAAAAGACGCCAGCTGAGCCGATCGTTGTACTGATGGGTCCGTTCGGCGATGACCTCTCCCTCGGGCGAGACCAGCAGGCTGGCATGGCAGGCTGCACAGGTGGGCGCAGTGAAGTCGGTGCCCACCCGCCAGGGAACTTCGGTAAAATTGAAGTCGCTCATTTTCGCTTGGTAGATATTGCCGTGTTTACTGACCTCGTAGACTTTATATGCCGGCACGTCGGGCCCTTTGTGGCATTCCGAACAGGTTGACGGTTTTCGGGCGATTTCGATGGAAAACGAGTGCCTGGTGTGACAGGATGAACAGGCTCCCAGGCTGCCGTCGGGGTTTATGCGGCCGACGCCCTGATTGGGCCAGCCCTCGAGGTCGGGAAATTCGAGTTCACCATAGTCGGTATCCCGGGTAACGAGCCCCTTGACTTCCACTTTGGTCCCGTGACAATAGAGGCAGGACTCGTATTCGGTGAGCATGTCGCCCTCGCCTATGGTCAGTTGCCCCTTCTCGTAGGTGTAATGATTGTTCACCACCTTGGTGAAATCCTGGTAGAGCGTATTGTCGACCAGGTTGCCGTAGGCGTGTGCCATGATATTCCTGCCGTACTGCTCGGCCTCGACGCTGTGACAGGTGGCACAGTCGGCCGAGCTGACGATCACGTTGATTCTGTAGCCGTTGTGCTCGAAGGCGTCGCTGTGCTCCTCGGTCCGGAGGCTGTGACACTCGTAGCAGCCCACCACCACCCGCTGAAGCTCGTCAGGGGTGTCGGGGGAAGAGACGCGGCGCTCCAGATCCGGTTTGGTCAGCCCTTGGGCAGGAGACACCCTGCTGTGCCGGCTGGCCTGCCAGGACGAAACCAGCCCCGGATGGAGCTCGGAGTGGCAGCCCAGGCAATCTTCGGTTTCATCGCTGAGCTTGAGGTCCTCGCCATAGAGATTCAAACTGATCAGACAGATAAAAACAGCTGTGACGAACTGGATCATGCGTTTCATCATTTCCTCCTGATGTTGCAGCCACCAGACTCCGGTTCAGACCCTCATGACACCACTTTTCATCACGCAGAAACCTGGCATACCTATTTTATCACGCGTTGTTTACCTACCTTAGAGTAGCATCAAAGTAGCCTCAAAAAGTACAACAAAGATCCTGCCGGACAGAGATGTGCAGCAGGTCAGAGGTACACGCCGCGGTGCTGAATGGTTCAATCGGCTCAGGTCTGTTCCCGAATGAACCGCTCAAGACAGGGGAGGACTCCGGGGGCCAGATGGGTAAACGGCTCGGAAAGTCCCAGCACGATGTCGAAGTGATCAACACCCTCAAGCTCGAGGCGCGTCACCCTGCCGTTCTGATCATCCACCCGCTCCTGCAGGAGCTGGGAGTGAAGAGGCAGAACCACATTGTCATCGGTGCCGTGCAAAAGAAGCAGCGGCGGCGCATCGCCGCGGGCATAGGTTATCGGTCTGGAGATTTCCGGGGGGTGGGCCGTGGCAAATATCGCTCTGAAGCGCCGAAAATTTTCAGGTTCAAAGGCATAGGGCCCGGCCAGTCCGATCATGCCGCTGATGGTGCGCTCGGATATGCCCTCCTGTTCCAGGTAGCGGTTATCGAGAGCCAGCAGCGCTGCCAGATGCGCCCCGGCCGAATGGCCGATCAGCACGATGCCGTTTGCCGATTCGGCGATATTGTCCTTTACCCAGGCCACGGATGCTGCTCCGTCTTCGATGAAGACTGGGAACTGCACCTCCGGGTAGAGCCTGTAATCGGGTATGACGGTCACATACCCGCGTGAGCTCAGGGCCTGGCCGACAAACCGATATTTTTGCCGATCCCCGCGCAGCCAGCTGCCCCCGTAAAAGAAGACCAGTACCGGTTTCTGGGGGGTACGGACCTCGGGGTAGTAGACATCGAGTTTCTGGCGTTCCAGCGGACCATAGCCGATAGCCCCGTCGAGGACGAAGCCGTCATCGGGGGCGATGGTGTTCACCA of the Desulfosediminicola ganghwensis genome contains:
- a CDS encoding CIA30 family protein → MFDFENPADLQDWRVVNDGVMGGLSRGENIRTDSGTAVFRGTLSLENNGGFSSTRTLPRPHRLDGYDGIVLRVRGDGNTYQFRLRLDSSFDGVAYRYTFQTEADTWVMVEVPFSECVPVFRGRMLSGVDPVSPGKIQQIGFLISEKQAGPFRLEVDLISAYRR
- a CDS encoding multiheme c-type cytochrome encodes the protein MMKRMIQFVTAVFICLISLNLYGEDLKLSDETEDCLGCHSELHPGLVSSWQASRHSRVSPAQGLTKPDLERRVSSPDTPDELQRVVVGCYECHSLRTEEHSDAFEHNGYRINVIVSSADCATCHSVEAEQYGRNIMAHAYGNLVDNTLYQDFTKVVNNHYTYEKGQLTIGEGDMLTEYESCLYCHGTKVEVKGLVTRDTDYGELEFPDLEGWPNQGVGRINPDGSLGACSSCHTRHSFSIEIARKPSTCSECHKGPDVPAYKVYEVSKHGNIYQAKMSDFNFTEVPWRVGTDFTAPTCAACHASLLVSPEGEVIAERTHQYNDRLSWRLFGVPYAHPHPIDANLEKVVNSQGLPLAVELNGEPVAEFVLSKEQQLENNNRMKAVCLTCHSTQWVENHFKRLDNTIHTTNRMTYQATKILSDIWAGGFEKGLPQGENIFDEQTERMWTTIWLFYANSSRFASAMAGGGDYAVFANGRYQTTEQLRKLLDQLKLYRALEEKEEVEK
- a CDS encoding alpha/beta hydrolase, which codes for MNCGSRHQRALEGPSPSPARRVVHSVCLALLVMLLFFLGGCSPLSMVNTIAPDDGFVLDGAIGYGPLERQKLDVYYPEVRTPQKPVLVFFYGGSWLRGDRQKYRFVGQALSSRGYVTVIPDYRLYPEVQFPVFIEDGAASVAWVKDNIAESANGIVLIGHSAGAHLAALLALDNRYLEQEGISERTISGMIGLAGPYAFEPENFRRFRAIFATAHPPEISRPITYARGDAPPLLLLHGTDDNVVLPLHSQLLQERVDDQNGRVTRLELEGVDHFDIVLGLSEPFTHLAPGVLPCLERFIREQT